Proteins from a single region of Pseudarthrobacter sp. NIBRBAC000502772:
- a CDS encoding F0F1 ATP synthase subunit B: protein MNQVIISAATAGETNPLVPNVWEMGVVLAGFAVLMFIVVKFVVPMFEKTFAERAEAIEGGIAKAEKAQAEASAALEEYKQQLTDARAEANRIREEARAEGAQILADLKEKAAAESARITAQAHVQIESERQAAVVSLRSEVGTLATTLAGRIVGEALNDDERSARVVDRFLADLENQNAGAAK from the coding sequence ATGAACCAGGTGATCATCTCAGCCGCCACTGCGGGCGAGACTAACCCACTGGTACCCAACGTCTGGGAAATGGGCGTTGTCCTCGCCGGCTTTGCTGTCCTCATGTTCATCGTGGTCAAGTTCGTTGTCCCGATGTTCGAGAAGACGTTTGCAGAGCGCGCTGAGGCAATCGAAGGCGGTATTGCCAAGGCCGAGAAGGCCCAGGCAGAAGCATCAGCCGCCCTCGAAGAATACAAGCAGCAGCTTACGGACGCCCGCGCGGAAGCTAACCGCATCCGCGAGGAAGCCCGTGCTGAAGGCGCCCAGATCCTTGCAGATCTGAAGGAAAAGGCTGCCGCTGAGTCTGCCCGCATCACGGCACAGGCACACGTGCAGATCGAATCGGAGCGCCAGGCCGCAGTTGTGTCCCTGCGCTCCGAGGTAGGCACGCTGGCCACCACGCTGGCAGGCCGCATCGTTGGCGAAGCACTCAACGATGACGAGCGTTCCGCCCGTGTTGTTGACCGCTTCCTGGCAGATCTGGAGAACCAGAACGCAGGTGCAGCTAAGTAA
- the atpE gene encoding ATP synthase F0 subunit C, protein MEGTINGSLNLIGYGLSAIGGGIGVGLVFAAYINGVARQPEAQRVLQPIAFLGLALTEALAILGLVFAFVLS, encoded by the coding sequence ATGGAAGGCACCATCAACGGCTCCCTCAACCTCATCGGCTACGGACTGTCCGCAATCGGCGGTGGTATCGGTGTTGGTCTCGTGTTCGCTGCTTACATCAACGGCGTAGCACGTCAGCCGGAAGCCCAGCGCGTCCTGCAGCCGATCGCGTTCCTCGGCCTCGCGCTGACTGAAGCCCTCGCCATCCTCGGCCTGGTCTTCGCCTTCGTCCTGAGCTAG
- the atpB gene encoding F0F1 ATP synthase subunit A, producing the protein MIALALPAQDSGEFNPPGIEEMHLPAILPWGVADGFSKQMLLVILSVVIIATFFLLAARKQQLVPGKLQFAGEMAYGFVRNGIAKDIIGGKDFMKYVPLLFSLFFFILVNNIYGAIPVIQLPSFSHVGGAYVLAGIVYVTWIAIGIKKNGLRYFKLATVPSGVPVYILPIVIPIEIISNFLVRPVTHSLRLFATMLAGHLIVMIAGSGIEYLVMQENILLKGTSLLVIAGAVAMYMLEALIMALQAYVFTLLTAIYIEGALHADSH; encoded by the coding sequence TTGATCGCGCTTGCGCTCCCGGCCCAAGATTCAGGAGAGTTCAATCCTCCTGGAATTGAAGAAATGCACCTGCCGGCAATCCTGCCGTGGGGGGTGGCTGACGGATTCTCCAAGCAGATGCTGCTGGTAATCCTGTCGGTCGTCATTATCGCCACATTCTTTCTGCTAGCTGCGCGGAAGCAGCAGCTTGTTCCCGGCAAGCTCCAGTTCGCTGGTGAAATGGCTTATGGCTTTGTCCGAAACGGCATTGCAAAAGACATTATCGGCGGCAAAGACTTCATGAAGTATGTCCCGCTGTTGTTCAGCCTTTTCTTCTTCATTCTGGTGAACAACATCTACGGCGCCATTCCCGTGATCCAGCTCCCGAGCTTCTCGCACGTTGGCGGCGCCTACGTCCTCGCGGGCATTGTATACGTCACCTGGATTGCCATCGGCATCAAGAAGAACGGCCTGAGGTACTTCAAGCTGGCCACCGTACCGTCCGGCGTCCCGGTGTACATTCTCCCGATTGTCATCCCGATCGAGATCATCTCGAACTTCCTGGTCCGGCCGGTCACACACAGCCTCCGTCTTTTCGCCACCATGCTGGCAGGACACCTGATCGTCATGATCGCCGGTTCCGGTATTGAGTACCTGGTGATGCAGGAGAACATCCTGCTCAAGGGAACCTCCCTTCTGGTCATCGCCGGCGCAGTTGCCATGTACATGCTGGAAGCACTGATCATGGCCCTTCAGGCCTACGTCTTCACGCTGCTGACCGCCATCTACATCGAAGGCGCCCTGCACGCGGACAGCCACTAG
- a CDS encoding MraY family glycosyltransferase: MIMYLLMGLTAAVVSYGATWGARVIGHRLELHAPIRSRDMHTTPVSRLGGVAIFLGVLVALIVASQSFFVKDIYRNNFSPWGVLAGAALIVLVGIADDLLDIRWWVKLIGQSAAALVVAIWGVRMTIVPWVPEPIYLENELLRVVLTAGLIVTTMNAFNFIDGLDGLAAGVAIIGGTAFFFTAYWVHRNAVLLDYSDLATLLTAVVVGSCIGFLPHNWFPSKIFMGDSGAMLIGLLMAAAGIVSTGQITSGLYDRANGISTVIPILLPFAVLFLPLLDLGLAVVRRTARGRSPWSADRGHLHHKLLDIGYSHRTAVILMYLWTAVLSFGGLAFAVFPWQVVLAADIFATLVTGLITAWPYLRRHSDQSPA, translated from the coding sequence ATGATTATGTACCTGCTTATGGGGCTGACGGCTGCCGTCGTGTCCTACGGAGCCACCTGGGGTGCCCGCGTCATCGGGCACCGGCTTGAACTCCACGCCCCCATCCGCAGCCGTGACATGCATACGACGCCGGTGTCCCGGCTGGGAGGTGTGGCCATCTTCCTCGGCGTGCTGGTGGCCCTCATCGTCGCCAGCCAGTCCTTCTTCGTCAAGGACATCTACCGGAACAACTTCTCGCCATGGGGCGTCCTGGCGGGCGCGGCACTGATCGTGCTCGTGGGGATCGCGGATGACCTCCTGGACATCCGTTGGTGGGTGAAGCTCATCGGCCAGAGCGCCGCAGCCCTGGTGGTGGCCATCTGGGGCGTCCGGATGACCATAGTCCCGTGGGTTCCGGAGCCGATCTATCTGGAGAACGAACTGCTCCGGGTGGTGCTGACGGCAGGGCTGATCGTCACCACCATGAACGCCTTCAACTTCATTGACGGCCTCGACGGGCTGGCCGCTGGCGTTGCCATCATCGGCGGAACTGCCTTCTTCTTCACGGCGTACTGGGTGCACCGGAACGCCGTCCTGTTGGACTATTCGGACCTGGCCACCCTGCTCACCGCCGTCGTCGTTGGCAGTTGCATCGGCTTCCTGCCGCACAACTGGTTCCCGTCCAAGATCTTTATGGGCGATTCCGGTGCCATGCTGATCGGCCTGCTGATGGCGGCCGCCGGCATCGTCTCCACAGGCCAGATCACGTCGGGGCTGTACGACCGCGCCAACGGTATCTCCACAGTCATACCGATTCTGCTGCCCTTCGCCGTGCTGTTCCTGCCACTGCTTGACCTGGGCCTCGCCGTCGTCCGCCGGACAGCGCGGGGACGTTCGCCATGGTCCGCAGACCGCGGCCACCTCCACCACAAGCTGCTGGATATCGGTTACTCGCACCGGACGGCCGTGATCCTGATGTACCTCTGGACCGCCGTCCTGTCCTTCGGGGGATTGGCCTTTGCAGTCTTCCCCTGGCAAGTAGTATTGGCCGCCGACATCTTCGCCACGCTGGTTACGGGCCTGATTACGGCCTGGCCTTACCTGCGCCGCCACAGTGACCAGTCGCCGGCGTAA
- a CDS encoding glycosyltransferase: MTVRVAVAAVTFNRHKELSVLLDAINAQSAAVNTICLVDSGTDPAREVAGRHTNVDYVRSEANLGGAGGFALAALKAVASGAKWVWMMDDDAEPADPECLATLLREAEARDLEAVVPLVVAPGHPDRLSFFFRLDGKVTHDRAELEKVGFLPNDGHFFNGALIRSDVFFKVGLPDMRLFIRGDEVDFTIRLRKAGIRFGTVTTTAITHPHAFSETKHVFGARWHVIVPDSAFKRYYYYRNRGYLIRRYFRVKSLVADVGGYLGYFAQRRDLKGLLAWASSFSKGLRAKGFAPLEDQKF; the protein is encoded by the coding sequence ATGACCGTCCGGGTTGCAGTTGCCGCCGTGACATTTAACCGTCATAAAGAGCTGTCCGTCCTGCTGGACGCCATTAATGCGCAGTCCGCGGCAGTGAACACCATCTGCCTTGTCGACAGCGGCACCGACCCCGCACGCGAAGTTGCCGGGCGGCACACAAATGTTGATTACGTCCGTTCCGAAGCGAACCTCGGCGGAGCAGGCGGCTTTGCCCTCGCCGCGCTGAAGGCGGTGGCCAGCGGTGCCAAATGGGTCTGGATGATGGACGACGACGCCGAGCCGGCAGATCCCGAATGCCTCGCGACGCTGCTGCGTGAGGCTGAGGCCCGCGACCTTGAAGCCGTGGTCCCGCTGGTGGTTGCCCCGGGCCATCCCGACCGGCTGTCCTTCTTCTTCCGGCTGGACGGGAAAGTCACCCACGACCGGGCCGAACTGGAAAAAGTAGGTTTCCTACCCAACGACGGACACTTCTTCAACGGTGCCCTGATCAGGTCCGACGTGTTTTTCAAGGTGGGCCTGCCGGACATGCGCCTCTTCATCCGCGGCGACGAGGTGGACTTCACCATCCGCCTCCGCAAGGCGGGCATCCGGTTCGGCACGGTGACCACCACCGCCATCACCCACCCGCATGCGTTTTCCGAGACGAAGCACGTCTTTGGTGCACGATGGCATGTGATCGTGCCGGATTCGGCGTTCAAACGCTACTACTACTACCGCAACCGCGGGTACCTGATCCGTCGCTATTTCCGGGTTAAGTCGCTGGTGGCCGACGTCGGCGGCTATCTTGGCTATTTTGCGCAGCGCCGTGACCTGAAGGGACTGCTTGCCTGGGCAAGTTCCTTCTCGAAGGGACTGCGTGCCAAGGGCTTCGCGCCGCTGGAGGACCAGAAGTTCTAG
- a CDS encoding WecB/TagA/CpsF family glycosyltransferase: MSLARQHIPVLGVDATPLKVDDLIEVLAGFVADGTKRTVVGHNLHSVTLTHSDAGFRSVYEESDVVLLDGAPVLWLWSRTGNAVGPVMEYRLGSTDWLPSLGRVTGLKRMAVVGAGAEANALAVEKLRSLVPGATVAGLPGEGWNDDVETAAVRWLAEQQPQLVLLGLGMPLQESVLQRRLGALPPAIYCTVGGAIEQLAGIQKLAPRWLGRLGLEWAWRLLLHPRRVAYRVFGEPWVLLWLLARRRLRRVS; this comes from the coding sequence GTGAGCCTGGCACGCCAGCACATCCCCGTCCTGGGCGTGGACGCCACGCCGCTCAAGGTTGACGACCTGATTGAGGTGCTGGCGGGGTTCGTCGCCGACGGGACCAAGCGGACCGTCGTCGGACATAACCTGCACAGTGTCACGCTGACACATTCCGACGCGGGGTTTCGTTCCGTCTATGAGGAGAGCGACGTGGTGCTCCTCGATGGGGCGCCGGTGCTCTGGCTGTGGAGCCGGACGGGGAATGCCGTGGGGCCGGTCATGGAGTACCGGCTGGGTTCCACGGACTGGTTGCCGTCCCTGGGCAGGGTTACCGGCCTGAAGCGGATGGCGGTGGTTGGCGCCGGCGCCGAGGCGAACGCGTTGGCTGTCGAAAAGCTCCGGAGCCTTGTTCCCGGTGCAACCGTAGCGGGCCTGCCCGGCGAGGGCTGGAACGACGACGTCGAAACGGCCGCTGTGCGCTGGCTCGCAGAGCAGCAACCCCAGCTAGTCCTGCTCGGGTTGGGCATGCCGCTGCAGGAATCAGTGCTGCAGCGCCGGCTCGGCGCGCTCCCGCCGGCCATCTACTGCACCGTGGGCGGCGCGATCGAACAGCTGGCCGGAATCCAGAAACTTGCACCTCGATGGCTCGGGAGGCTCGGGCTGGAATGGGCATGGCGCCTGCTGCTGCATCCCCGCCGCGTGGCGTACCGCGTGTTTGGCGAGCCGTGGGTGCTGCTGTGGCTGCTGGCGCGGCGCCGGCTGCGGCGCGTGTCCTAG
- a CDS encoding L-threonylcarbamoyladenylate synthase: MTTTYNCTSEDQRALGLEHAQRAISEKKCVVFPTDTVYGIAADAFSPQAVTMLLASKGRSRTMPPPVLIPRINALDGLATDVSADARKLAEAFWPGGLTLILHAQPSLDWDLGETQGTVALRMPADEVAQELLTLTGPLAVSSANRTGQPPAQTAAEARAQLAESVEVYLEGGFRPVEGTDAVPSTIVDATGPLLRVVRNGAVSLEQLREHVPGVLGLGEIPMAEPEEESEPVALPAESADEEPAAEEPAAEKAADEPSAPVRETNG; encoded by the coding sequence GTGACCACAACCTACAACTGTACGTCCGAGGACCAGCGCGCCCTTGGCCTGGAGCATGCCCAGCGTGCCATCAGCGAAAAGAAGTGCGTGGTGTTCCCCACGGACACGGTCTACGGAATTGCCGCCGACGCCTTTTCGCCGCAGGCGGTCACCATGCTGTTGGCCTCCAAAGGGCGCAGCCGCACCATGCCGCCGCCGGTACTGATTCCCCGGATCAACGCGCTGGACGGCCTGGCCACAGATGTTTCCGCTGATGCCCGCAAGCTCGCCGAGGCGTTCTGGCCGGGGGGACTGACCCTGATCCTGCACGCCCAGCCGTCGCTGGACTGGGACCTGGGCGAGACCCAGGGAACGGTGGCCCTGCGTATGCCCGCCGACGAGGTGGCCCAGGAACTCCTGACGCTGACCGGTCCGCTGGCCGTGTCCTCCGCCAACCGGACCGGCCAGCCGCCGGCGCAGACCGCCGCGGAGGCACGAGCCCAGCTCGCGGAATCCGTGGAGGTCTACCTCGAAGGCGGTTTCCGGCCGGTGGAAGGAACCGACGCCGTGCCCTCCACAATCGTGGATGCCACCGGTCCTCTCCTGCGCGTCGTGCGCAATGGCGCTGTGTCCCTGGAGCAACTCCGGGAGCACGTTCCGGGCGTCTTGGGCCTGGGCGAGATCCCGATGGCTGAGCCCGAGGAAGAATCTGAACCAGTCGCTCTGCCGGCCGAATCAGCAGACGAAGAGCCGGCCGCTGAAGAGCCGGCAGCCGAAAAAGCTGCCGACGAGCCGTCCGCGCCGGTTCGGGAGACTAACGGGTGA
- the prmC gene encoding peptide chain release factor N(5)-glutamine methyltransferase encodes MTLGSGQSLAAAVSEATVILRDAGVPSPRVDAELLADHLLGVGLGRLRAMMLGDTPAPVGYAELVAERAQRIPLQHITGVAHFRYLELAVGPGVFIPRPETESVVQLVIDHVKGMAHPRIVDLGTGSGAIAGSIAYEVPGAEVHAVEYSPFAHAWAARNLAPLGVKLVLGDFRDALPELNGTFDVVISNPPYIPAEAIPNEPEVALHDPPEALYGGGADGMELPTAAAASAARLLVPGGYFVMEHAEVQAGWIAGMMQRTGAWREITTHLDLNGKERATSAVLAGPHHE; translated from the coding sequence ATGACACTCGGGTCTGGGCAGTCCCTCGCGGCTGCCGTCAGCGAGGCCACGGTGATCCTCCGGGACGCCGGGGTCCCCAGCCCCCGCGTCGACGCGGAACTCCTGGCGGACCACCTGCTCGGTGTGGGGCTCGGCAGGCTCCGGGCGATGATGCTGGGGGACACTCCGGCACCTGTTGGCTACGCCGAACTTGTCGCTGAACGGGCCCAACGGATCCCGCTGCAGCACATCACCGGGGTGGCGCACTTCAGGTACCTGGAGCTCGCCGTCGGGCCGGGGGTTTTTATCCCCCGGCCGGAAACAGAGTCCGTGGTGCAACTGGTCATCGACCACGTCAAGGGGATGGCGCACCCGCGGATTGTGGACCTGGGCACGGGGTCCGGCGCGATCGCCGGCTCCATCGCCTATGAGGTGCCCGGCGCGGAAGTCCACGCCGTGGAATACAGTCCGTTCGCGCACGCGTGGGCGGCCCGGAACCTGGCGCCCCTGGGCGTCAAGCTGGTGCTGGGGGACTTCCGCGACGCGCTGCCGGAACTAAACGGAACCTTCGACGTCGTAATCTCCAACCCGCCCTACATTCCCGCCGAAGCCATCCCGAATGAACCCGAAGTTGCCCTGCACGACCCTCCCGAAGCCCTGTACGGCGGGGGAGCGGACGGCATGGAACTTCCGACGGCGGCGGCCGCCTCTGCTGCCCGGCTGCTGGTTCCCGGCGGCTACTTCGTGATGGAACACGCGGAAGTCCAGGCCGGCTGGATCGCCGGCATGATGCAGCGGACGGGTGCCTGGCGGGAGATCACCACGCATCTGGACCTCAACGGCAAGGAACGCGCCACCAGCGCCGTCCTTGCCGGTCCGCACCACGAGTGA
- the prfA gene encoding peptide chain release factor 1 codes for MFESVQGLLDEHDAIQAQLGDPAVYADQRLARKLGRRSAQLNGIVEAYNKWHALEDDLAAAKEMASEDPEFAAEVPVLEEALEQASAKLRRLLIPRDPDDARNVILEVKGGEGGDEAALFAGDLLRMYTRYAESRGWKTELISANESDLGGYKDVQMAVKGNSNDPAEGVYARLKFEGGVHRVQRVPVTESQGRIHTSAAGVLVLPEVDEPEELDINQNDLKIDVYRSSGPGGQSVNTTDSAVRITHLPTGIVVAMQNEKSQLQNREAGMRVLRARILAHQQEIIDAENSAQRKSQIRTMDRSERIRTYNYPENRIADHRTGYKAYNLDQVMNGDLEPVIQSAIEMDEQARLDAIGD; via the coding sequence ATGTTTGAGTCCGTACAGGGCCTGCTTGATGAGCATGATGCTATCCAGGCGCAGCTTGGTGATCCTGCTGTCTATGCTGACCAGCGGCTGGCCCGGAAGCTGGGGCGGCGTTCTGCGCAGCTCAACGGCATCGTGGAGGCATACAACAAGTGGCATGCCCTGGAGGACGACCTCGCCGCTGCGAAGGAAATGGCCTCGGAGGACCCTGAGTTCGCTGCCGAGGTTCCCGTGCTGGAGGAAGCGCTGGAGCAGGCTTCGGCGAAGCTGCGCAGGCTCCTCATTCCGCGGGACCCCGACGACGCCCGCAACGTGATCCTTGAGGTCAAGGGCGGCGAAGGCGGCGACGAAGCCGCGCTCTTCGCCGGCGACCTCCTGCGGATGTACACCCGGTACGCGGAATCCCGCGGCTGGAAGACCGAACTCATCTCGGCCAACGAATCCGATCTCGGTGGCTACAAGGACGTCCAGATGGCCGTCAAAGGCAACTCGAACGATCCCGCCGAGGGCGTCTACGCACGGCTCAAGTTCGAAGGCGGCGTCCACCGCGTGCAGCGTGTGCCCGTCACCGAATCCCAGGGCCGCATCCACACCTCCGCCGCCGGCGTCCTGGTCCTCCCCGAAGTTGACGAGCCCGAAGAGCTGGACATCAACCAGAACGACCTCAAGATCGACGTCTACCGCTCGTCGGGTCCCGGTGGCCAGTCCGTGAACACCACGGACTCTGCTGTCCGTATCACGCACCTTCCCACCGGCATCGTGGTGGCCATGCAGAACGAGAAATCCCAGCTGCAGAACCGCGAAGCAGGCATGCGCGTGCTCCGCGCCCGCATCCTGGCGCACCAGCAGGAAATCATCGACGCCGAGAACTCGGCCCAGCGTAAATCCCAGATCCGCACCATGGACCGTTCGGAGCGTATCCGCACGTACAACTACCCGGAGAACCGGATCGCGGACCACCGCACCGGCTACAAGGCCTACAACCTGGACCAGGTCATGAACGGGGACCTGGAACCGGTCATCCAGTCCGCCATCGAGATGGACGAACAGGCGCGCCTGGACGCCATCGGCGACTAG
- the rho gene encoding transcription termination factor Rho: MTETTELSSAVEPSTSAAGSSTAAPAKSSGLAGLKLAQLQALASQLGISGGSRMRKGDLVTAISAHRAGTSASKAPAKAAEKASENHVAPAAAVPVAAASETSEAPAAEGTRARGRGRSRRAVSDGVVAAPAAATATEAPAAAPVEAPASAPVEAGAAAEGERRQPRTRNRRRGDAAATSTQAEATEAPAEQPAAEQRQADRTETQRADSQRTETQGAETGDGQRADRRESGRTRGARDTAARETTARDTTARETTARDTTARETTARETTARETTARETTDGGRDNAGSRDAGQRDGARRDDSRDNDDSDGGSRRNRRNRRDRNDRNDRSDRSGGGQDSRDNSRNDRFRDRNDRRRGRAQGPDVDDVEVTEDDVLLPVAGILDVLENYAFIRTSGYLPGPNDVYVSLAQVKKYNLRKGDACVGAIRAPREGEDRSQQTARQKFNALVRVTSVNGKTPEELKDRVEFAKLVPLYPSERLRLETDPKKIGPRVIDLVAPIGKGQRGLIVSPPKAGKTLILQSIANAITTNNPEVHLMMVLVDERPEEVTDMQRTVKGEVIASTFDRPADDHTTVAELSIERAKRLVEMGMDVVVLLDSMTRLGRAYNLAAPASGRILSGGVDSAALYPPKRFFGAARNIENGGSLTILATALVETGSKMDEVIFEEFKGTGNMELRLSRQLADKRIFPAVDVNASGTRREENLLSPEEVKIMWKLRRVLSGLETQQSLELLTNKIRETQSNVEFLMQVQKTTLGAKSDNDK, encoded by the coding sequence GTGACCGAAACCACTGAGCTGTCTTCAGCTGTGGAACCATCAACTTCTGCTGCCGGATCGTCAACGGCCGCACCCGCCAAGAGCAGTGGCCTCGCCGGCCTCAAGCTCGCCCAGCTGCAGGCACTTGCCAGCCAGCTGGGGATTTCCGGTGGATCCCGCATGCGTAAGGGGGATCTGGTGACCGCCATTTCCGCCCATCGCGCAGGCACGTCAGCCAGCAAGGCCCCGGCCAAGGCTGCCGAGAAGGCGTCCGAAAACCACGTAGCCCCGGCCGCTGCCGTACCGGTGGCTGCCGCAAGCGAAACCTCGGAGGCCCCGGCCGCTGAGGGGACCCGTGCCCGTGGCCGTGGACGCAGCCGCCGTGCTGTCAGTGACGGAGTAGTTGCGGCCCCCGCCGCGGCAACGGCCACTGAAGCTCCGGCCGCCGCACCCGTTGAGGCTCCGGCGTCAGCGCCCGTTGAGGCCGGCGCAGCAGCTGAGGGCGAACGCCGCCAGCCGCGTACCCGTAACCGCCGCCGCGGCGATGCGGCCGCCACGTCAACGCAGGCAGAAGCCACTGAGGCTCCGGCCGAGCAGCCCGCCGCTGAACAGCGCCAGGCTGACCGTACCGAAACCCAGCGTGCTGATTCCCAGCGCACAGAAACCCAGGGCGCCGAAACCGGCGACGGCCAGCGTGCTGACCGCCGCGAGAGCGGCCGCACCCGTGGCGCCCGCGACACCGCAGCCCGTGAAACCACGGCTCGTGACACCACTGCCCGTGAAACCACGGCCCGTGACACCACCGCCCGTGAAACCACGGCCCGTGAGACCACCGCCCGTGAAACCACGGCCCGTGAGACCACCGATGGTGGCCGCGACAACGCAGGCAGCCGTGACGCCGGCCAGCGTGACGGCGCCCGTCGCGATGACAGCCGCGATAACGACGATTCCGACGGCGGCAGCCGCCGCAACCGCCGCAACCGCCGCGACCGGAACGACCGCAATGACCGGAGCGACCGCTCCGGTGGCGGCCAGGACAGCCGGGACAACTCGCGTAACGACCGCTTCCGCGACCGCAACGACCGCCGTCGGGGACGCGCCCAGGGACCGGACGTCGACGACGTCGAGGTCACCGAGGACGACGTCTTGCTGCCCGTCGCCGGCATCCTGGACGTGCTGGAGAACTACGCGTTCATCCGCACCTCCGGTTACCTGCCGGGTCCGAACGACGTTTACGTCTCCCTGGCCCAGGTCAAGAAGTACAACCTGCGCAAGGGCGACGCCTGCGTGGGTGCCATCCGTGCACCGCGTGAAGGCGAAGACCGCAGCCAGCAGACCGCACGGCAGAAGTTCAACGCCCTGGTCCGCGTCACCTCGGTCAATGGCAAGACGCCGGAAGAGCTCAAGGACCGCGTCGAATTCGCCAAGCTGGTTCCGTTGTACCCGTCCGAGCGCCTGCGCCTGGAGACGGATCCCAAGAAGATCGGCCCCCGCGTCATCGACCTGGTTGCCCCGATCGGCAAGGGCCAGCGCGGCCTGATCGTCTCGCCGCCGAAGGCCGGCAAGACGCTCATCCTGCAGTCCATCGCCAACGCCATCACCACCAACAATCCTGAGGTCCACCTCATGATGGTGCTTGTTGACGAACGCCCCGAAGAAGTGACGGACATGCAGCGCACCGTCAAGGGTGAGGTCATTGCCTCCACCTTCGACCGTCCCGCCGATGACCACACCACGGTGGCCGAGCTCTCCATCGAACGCGCCAAGCGCCTCGTGGAAATGGGTATGGACGTGGTGGTCCTCCTGGACTCCATGACCCGCCTGGGCCGCGCCTACAACCTGGCAGCACCGGCCTCCGGCCGTATCCTGTCCGGTGGTGTCGACTCTGCCGCGCTGTACCCGCCGAAGCGCTTCTTCGGTGCAGCCCGCAACATCGAAAACGGTGGCTCGCTGACCATCCTGGCAACCGCGCTCGTGGAGACCGGTTCCAAGATGGACGAGGTCATCTTCGAAGAGTTCAAGGGCACCGGCAACATGGAGCTCCGCCTGTCCCGCCAGCTGGCGGACAAGCGCATCTTCCCGGCCGTGGACGTCAACGCGTCCGGTACCCGCCGCGAAGAGAACCTGCTTTCCCCCGAGGAAGTCAAGATCATGTGGAAGCTGCGCCGCGTCCTTTCCGGACTCGAAACGCAGCAGAGCCTTGAGCTGCTGACCAACAAGATCCGGGAGACCCAGAGCAACGTCGAGTTCCTCATGCAGGTCCAGAAGACAACGCTTGGCGCGAAGTCGGATAACGACAAGTAG
- the thrB gene encoding homoserine kinase, translating to METTSPTAVDLPVIEAGQRVTVRVPATSANLGPGYDSLGLALALHDTLTVESLESAELVFELSGEGADTLPQDASHLVVRAMEAAFSRLGYRHGGLRITATNVNPHGRGLGSSASAVVAAVSAANAMVPEAARRGRDWILQLTSEMEGHPDNVAPAIFGGLALSWQDSDRYSSTCATVAGSVIPIVAVPDFELSTEAARALLPASVGHHAAAMNSGRAALLIHALTQKPEFLHAGTEDYLHQSYRAEAMRPSASLIRALRNAGHAAVVSGAGPTVLVLADGEAEAAEVLGFIESFTEANTPGIGWRVLKLAVDVEGAKVDLHRR from the coding sequence TTGGAAACCACCTCGCCCACCGCCGTTGACCTGCCCGTCATCGAAGCAGGCCAGCGCGTCACCGTCAGGGTCCCGGCCACAAGCGCCAACCTCGGACCGGGTTACGACAGCCTGGGCCTCGCCCTGGCGCTGCACGACACCCTGACGGTGGAAAGCCTCGAATCCGCTGAGCTCGTCTTCGAGCTCAGCGGCGAGGGGGCGGACACGCTGCCGCAGGACGCCAGCCACCTGGTGGTCAGGGCGATGGAGGCTGCCTTTTCCCGGCTTGGTTACCGGCACGGCGGCCTCAGGATCACGGCGACGAACGTCAACCCCCATGGCCGGGGTCTGGGATCATCGGCGTCGGCAGTGGTGGCGGCCGTCTCGGCCGCCAATGCCATGGTGCCCGAAGCGGCGCGTCGCGGGCGGGACTGGATCCTGCAGCTGACCAGCGAGATGGAAGGCCATCCGGACAACGTCGCGCCCGCGATTTTCGGCGGACTGGCGCTGTCATGGCAGGACAGTGACCGATACAGCAGCACATGCGCTACCGTGGCCGGTTCCGTGATTCCCATCGTGGCTGTCCCCGATTTTGAATTGTCCACCGAAGCCGCGCGCGCCCTGCTGCCGGCGTCTGTGGGCCATCATGCGGCGGCCATGAACTCCGGACGGGCTGCGCTGCTGATCCATGCGCTGACCCAGAAGCCCGAGTTTCTGCATGCCGGCACCGAGGATTACCTGCACCAGAGTTACCGGGCCGAGGCGATGCGGCCCAGCGCGTCCCTCATCAGGGCACTGCGCAACGCGGGCCACGCGGCAGTGGTTTCGGGTGCAGGACCTACGGTCCTGGTTCTCGCCGACGGCGAAGCCGAAGCCGCCGAGGTCCTTGGGTTTATTGAGTCCTTTACAGAGGCGAACACGCCGGGTATCGGCTGGCGCGTGCTGAAGCTGGCAGTGGACGTCGAAGGTGCTAAGGTGGACTTGCACCGGCGGTAA